A single genomic interval of Saccharothrix saharensis harbors:
- a CDS encoding protein phosphatase 2C domain-containing protein produces MVLAVFRGASLSSDGSSEGGQDRWAASERHAVVLDGASSFTPAVVDASEYVDQLCAELTSELRDGDHDLVAILGTCISAVASRLSLRPAEAPSSTVLLARERGDEFNLLVLGDSTAVVSVNGEISRTTDDRLASVGGDLRRRYRSRLAAGTGYDDEHRQLLRLLQEQELTARNTLDGYWIAEADRQAAKEAVVQTFALADLDWCVLATDGVQRPIDHLGMHWPDIAGMTAPELSHLLADLHHWEENQDPDGAALPRSKRHDDKAIVVWTPTRS; encoded by the coding sequence GTGGTCCTAGCCGTGTTCCGGGGCGCTTCGCTCTCCAGCGACGGCAGCTCGGAGGGTGGCCAGGACAGGTGGGCCGCGTCTGAGAGGCATGCAGTCGTGCTCGATGGCGCGTCGAGCTTCACCCCTGCCGTCGTAGACGCCTCTGAGTACGTCGACCAACTGTGCGCCGAGTTGACGAGCGAGCTACGCGACGGCGATCACGATCTAGTCGCGATACTCGGCACCTGCATCAGCGCCGTAGCTTCCCGCTTGTCCCTTCGACCCGCAGAAGCCCCGTCATCTACGGTCCTCCTCGCTAGGGAGCGCGGTGACGAGTTCAACCTCTTGGTGCTCGGAGACAGCACGGCCGTGGTGTCGGTAAATGGCGAGATCAGCCGAACTACCGACGACCGGCTAGCGTCAGTCGGCGGTGACCTTCGACGCCGATACAGGTCGAGGCTAGCCGCGGGCACTGGTTACGACGATGAGCACCGCCAGCTCTTGCGCCTTCTCCAAGAGCAAGAGCTAACCGCGAGGAACACTCTCGATGGCTACTGGATCGCAGAAGCGGACCGGCAAGCAGCCAAGGAGGCCGTCGTGCAGACGTTCGCGCTGGCCGACCTTGATTGGTGCGTGCTGGCCACGGACGGTGTCCAACGCCCGATCGATCACCTCGGAATGCACTGGCCCGATATCGCTGGCATGACGGCTCCGGAGTTGTCCCACTTGCTAGCCGACCTACACCACTGGGAAGAGAACCAAGACCCCGATGGTGCAGCTCTGCCGCGCTCGAAGAGACACGACGACAAGGCCATCGTGGTCTGGACCCCTACCCGCTCCTAA
- a CDS encoding cell division protein FtsK: MEWGLPTTSGIVGGALLGVAGWYRGHPASFDQVAAPWLRAFRRRWLTYVGRRWADILSDCDLVTVNRRTDAMAVPRILRVRSASPSIDTIHVRLNRGQTPSLFEERADALAHALLAQRVAVVKIKPQVIGLVIERENPFGADPIPAIDLPHDADEVDLGAIELGDTEYGTPWTQSFLGQHLFTAGATGSGKGSLLWSPLRGMAPLLRDRLVVPDVIDLKEGMETEIGAPLFHRRAIEWADAVSVVESFRDELKARQAVLREQGKRKFTPSVETPLRLLQIDELGMMTSYGPASEVRGVLKLLSEIMTQGRAAGFGVCGYVQEPTKDTVPIRELFTARVCLSVTSQSQVDMVLGDGMRLRGALADEIPLDPAHAGIGFVVEQGSCNPLRVRASFQTDQDIRDLVAFVTSGRPRLHAVA, translated from the coding sequence GTGGAGTGGGGGTTGCCGACCACGAGCGGGATCGTCGGCGGCGCGCTGCTCGGCGTGGCGGGCTGGTACCGGGGCCACCCGGCCTCGTTCGACCAGGTGGCCGCGCCGTGGTTGCGGGCGTTCCGCCGCCGCTGGCTGACCTACGTGGGGCGACGTTGGGCGGACATCCTGTCCGACTGCGACCTGGTCACGGTCAACCGGCGCACGGACGCGATGGCGGTGCCGCGCATTCTGCGGGTGCGGTCGGCGTCGCCGTCGATCGACACGATCCACGTGCGGCTCAACCGGGGTCAGACCCCGTCGCTGTTCGAGGAACGCGCCGACGCCCTGGCCCACGCCCTACTCGCTCAGCGGGTCGCGGTGGTGAAGATCAAGCCTCAGGTGATCGGTCTCGTGATCGAGCGGGAGAACCCGTTCGGCGCGGACCCGATCCCGGCTATCGACCTGCCGCACGACGCCGATGAGGTCGACCTGGGCGCGATCGAGCTGGGTGACACCGAGTACGGCACACCCTGGACCCAATCGTTCCTCGGTCAGCACCTGTTCACCGCCGGTGCCACGGGTTCGGGCAAGGGCTCGTTGCTGTGGTCGCCGTTGCGGGGCATGGCTCCGCTGCTGCGTGACCGGCTGGTGGTGCCGGACGTGATCGACCTGAAGGAGGGCATGGAGACCGAGATCGGTGCTCCGTTGTTCCACCGTCGGGCGATCGAGTGGGCCGACGCGGTCTCGGTGGTCGAGTCGTTCCGCGACGAGTTGAAGGCGCGGCAGGCGGTGCTGCGTGAGCAGGGGAAACGCAAGTTCACCCCGTCGGTGGAGACGCCGTTGCGGCTGTTGCAGATCGACGAGCTGGGCATGATGACCAGCTACGGACCGGCGTCCGAGGTGCGCGGTGTGCTCAAGCTGCTCTCGGAGATCATGACGCAGGGTCGGGCGGCGGGGTTCGGGGTCTGCGGCTACGTGCAGGAGCCGACCAAGGACACGGTCCCGATCCGCGAGCTGTTCACCGCGCGGGTGTGCCTGTCGGTGACCTCGCAGAGCCAGGTGGACATGGTCCTGGGTGACGGGATGCGGCTGCGTGGCGCGCTGGCCGACGAGATCCCGCTGGACCCGGCGCACGCCGGTATCGGGTTCGTGGTGGAGCAGGGCTCCTGCAACCCGCTGCGCGTACGGGCCTCATTCCAGACCGACCAGGACATCCGCGACCTGGTCGCGTTCGTCACCTCGGGTCGTCCGCGGCTGCACGCCGTCGCCTGA
- a CDS encoding sigma-70 family RNA polymerase sigma factor, which produces MRGIPPARGTDASAQRSAEGLLALARSGDGEAFRGLVEPYRRELQVHCYRILGSVQDAEDLLQETLLAAWRGIGGYEERASVRTWLYRIATNRCLNALRAGTRRPNDYAAYQSEVPLPEPSHRRAEPSWLEPYPDALLDEIADDMPGPEARYEVRESVSLAFLTALQQLPPKQRAVLVLRDVLGFRAAEVANILDTTENAVTSALRRARSALTQELPGPDWESAPLPNSPQERRIVDDFTRAFQAGDVDAVVDLLTNDARLTMPPLPLEYQGLDAIRHFLATVALRDGMSHVLIPTRANGQPAFGCYLRDPRTPILHAHGVLVLTLTGDRITGLTRFHDNSLLPIFGLPRSLRE; this is translated from the coding sequence ATGCGAGGGATCCCGCCAGCCAGGGGAACCGACGCCTCGGCGCAGCGCTCGGCCGAGGGGTTGCTCGCGTTGGCGCGCAGTGGGGACGGGGAGGCGTTCCGAGGGCTCGTCGAGCCCTATCGGCGGGAGCTGCAGGTCCACTGCTACCGCATCCTCGGCTCCGTGCAGGACGCCGAGGACCTGTTGCAGGAGACGTTGCTGGCGGCGTGGCGGGGGATCGGCGGGTACGAGGAGCGCGCGTCGGTGCGGACGTGGCTCTACCGAATCGCCACCAACCGCTGTCTCAACGCACTGCGGGCCGGCACCCGTCGTCCGAACGACTATGCGGCCTACCAATCGGAGGTCCCGTTGCCCGAGCCATCTCACCGCCGCGCGGAGCCGAGCTGGCTGGAGCCGTACCCCGACGCGCTGCTCGACGAGATCGCCGACGACATGCCGGGACCGGAGGCGCGCTACGAGGTCAGGGAATCGGTGTCGCTGGCCTTCCTGACCGCATTGCAGCAATTGCCGCCGAAGCAGCGGGCCGTGCTGGTTCTCCGGGACGTGCTCGGCTTCCGGGCGGCCGAAGTCGCGAATATCCTGGACACCACCGAGAATGCGGTGACCAGCGCCCTGAGAAGGGCCCGGAGCGCGCTGACGCAGGAACTGCCCGGTCCCGACTGGGAAAGTGCGCCGCTGCCCAACTCGCCGCAGGAACGCCGGATCGTGGACGACTTCACCCGCGCTTTCCAAGCCGGTGACGTCGACGCGGTGGTCGACCTGCTGACCAACGACGCGCGGCTCACCATGCCGCCGCTGCCGCTGGAGTACCAGGGATTGGACGCCATCCGCCACTTCCTGGCCACGGTGGCGTTGCGCGACGGGATGAGCCACGTGCTGATCCCGACGCGCGCCAACGGCCAACCGGCCTTCGGCTGCTACCTGCGCGACCCGCGGACGCCGATCCTGCACGCGCACGGCGTGCTGGTGCTGACCCTCACCGGTGACCGGATCACCGGCCTCACCAGATTCCACGACAACTCGCTGCTGCCCATCTTCGGACTTCCGCGATCGCTCCGCGAGTAA
- a CDS encoding helix-turn-helix transcriptional regulator — protein sequence MSESVYNRIAMLRAERGVSRRQLSEALGIHYQTVGYLERGEYSPSLYLALRIAQYFEVPVEVVFSTDPFPRLGSSERSA from the coding sequence ATGAGCGAAAGCGTCTACAACCGGATCGCGATGCTGCGCGCGGAACGGGGTGTGTCACGCCGGCAGCTCTCCGAGGCGTTGGGCATCCACTACCAGACCGTGGGCTACCTCGAACGGGGTGAGTACAGCCCCAGCCTGTACCTGGCGCTGCGCATCGCGCAGTACTTCGAGGTGCCGGTGGAGGTCGTGTTCTCGACCGACCCGTTCCCCCGGCTGGGCAGCTCCGAGCGGTCCGCGTAG
- a CDS encoding MFS transporter — protein sequence MRAATRARDERQGRDTRPRHLPAFFTDEVNRRRTVSTETGRMSSKQAWTLGLASLASFMMALDSLVVTTTLSTIRADLTASIEQLEWVVNAYNLTFAVLLLTGAALGDRFGRRKMFNTGLALFTVASVACALAPNIVFLIVARAFQGAGAAMVLPLSLTLITAVFPPQTRGKAMGLYLGLTGLATFSGPFIGGAIAQGLAWQWIFWLNLPIGIVAILLASRKVDESTGPNNKLDLGGLALVTLGAFGIIWALVRGNAAGWGSAEVVASIVLGVVLMVAFVFYEKRTPRPMVPMGFFKLRAFSTANPANFLVFASLYGTMFFLAQYFQVVKGHGPLVAGLMLMPWTGTLMVCAPIAGRLVDKVGERKFVVGGLFLQAVSMAWIAVAIDTNTSYLEILPALVIGSVGITAAMPAAQKAVVSAVQPQQIGQASGVFMMLRMFGGVFGTSVSVAVFGAVGGYATAESFAEGFSGSMTAVAILAFVGMLIGLAMPSRRPGAAPAAAPPQAAAVPQPEKA from the coding sequence GTGCGCGCGGCAACGCGCGCACGGGATGAACGGCAAGGCCGTGACACTCGTCCACGGCATCTGCCTGCATTTTTTACCGATGAAGTGAACCGAAGGAGAACGGTGAGTACCGAAACAGGACGAATGTCGTCCAAGCAGGCGTGGACATTGGGGCTCGCCTCACTGGCGTCGTTCATGATGGCCCTGGACAGCCTCGTCGTCACCACCACGCTGAGCACGATCCGCGCGGATCTGACGGCCTCGATCGAACAACTGGAATGGGTTGTCAACGCGTACAACCTCACCTTCGCGGTCCTGCTGCTGACCGGCGCGGCACTCGGTGACCGGTTCGGCCGCCGCAAGATGTTCAACACCGGTCTGGCGCTGTTCACCGTCGCGTCGGTGGCTTGTGCGCTGGCGCCGAACATTGTCTTCCTGATCGTGGCCCGAGCCTTCCAGGGCGCCGGGGCCGCGATGGTGCTGCCGCTGTCGCTCACGCTGATCACCGCGGTGTTCCCGCCGCAGACGCGCGGCAAGGCGATGGGTCTCTACCTGGGCCTGACCGGTCTGGCCACGTTCAGCGGCCCGTTCATCGGTGGTGCGATCGCCCAGGGCCTGGCCTGGCAGTGGATCTTCTGGCTGAACCTGCCGATCGGCATCGTCGCGATCCTGCTCGCTTCGCGGAAGGTCGACGAGAGCACCGGCCCGAACAACAAGCTCGACCTGGGCGGTCTCGCGCTGGTGACCCTGGGCGCGTTCGGCATCATCTGGGCCCTGGTGCGCGGCAACGCGGCCGGTTGGGGCAGCGCCGAGGTCGTCGCCTCGATCGTGCTCGGCGTCGTGCTCATGGTCGCGTTCGTGTTCTACGAGAAGCGCACGCCGCGGCCGATGGTCCCGATGGGCTTCTTCAAGCTGCGCGCGTTCTCCACCGCCAACCCGGCGAACTTCCTGGTGTTCGCCTCGCTGTACGGCACGATGTTCTTCCTCGCGCAGTACTTCCAGGTCGTCAAGGGTCACGGCCCGCTGGTCGCCGGCCTCATGCTGATGCCGTGGACCGGCACGCTCATGGTGTGCGCGCCGATCGCCGGCCGCCTGGTCGACAAGGTCGGCGAGCGCAAGTTCGTCGTCGGCGGCCTGTTCCTGCAGGCGGTCAGCATGGCGTGGATCGCGGTGGCCATCGACACGAACACCTCGTACCTGGAGATCCTGCCCGCGCTGGTCATCGGCTCGGTCGGCATCACGGCGGCCATGCCGGCCGCGCAGAAGGCGGTCGTGAGCGCGGTCCAGCCGCAGCAGATCGGCCAGGCGTCCGGTGTGTTCATGATGCTGCGCATGTTCGGTGGCGTGTTCGGCACCTCGGTGTCGGTCGCCGTGTTCGGCGCCGTCGGCGGTTACGCCACGGCCGAGTCGTTTGCCGAGGGCTTCTCGGGCTCGATGACCGCGGTCGCCATCCTGGCGTTCGTCGGCATGCTGATCGGTCTCGCGATGCCGAGCAGGCGTCCGGGTGCCGCCCCGGCCGCCGCGCCGCCGCAGGCCGCCGCGGTCCCGCAGCCCGAGAAGGCCTAG
- a CDS encoding ferredoxin, which produces MKIEVDPDRCAGSGMCALTDPAVFDQDEVDGTVVLLEPSPTGEHEKAAREAAHLCPAGAIRVLE; this is translated from the coding sequence GTGAAGATCGAAGTCGATCCGGACCGCTGCGCGGGGTCGGGGATGTGCGCGTTGACCGACCCGGCCGTGTTCGACCAGGACGAGGTGGACGGGACGGTCGTGCTGCTGGAGCCGTCACCGACGGGCGAGCACGAGAAGGCGGCGCGTGAAGCGGCGCACCTGTGCCCGGCCGGCGCGATCCGCGTCCTGGAGTGA
- a CDS encoding ribbon-helix-helix domain-containing protein, which produces MKISVSLPEEDVEFVDRYLRQHRSASRSSVIHQAITLLREAGLENAYASAWDEWEAGGDADMWDVTAPDGVHDAAR; this is translated from the coding sequence ATGAAAATCAGTGTGAGCCTCCCCGAGGAGGACGTAGAGTTCGTTGATCGCTACCTGCGGCAACACCGGAGCGCCTCCCGGTCGTCGGTGATCCACCAGGCGATCACGTTGCTGCGCGAGGCGGGTCTGGAGAACGCCTACGCGAGCGCGTGGGACGAGTGGGAAGCCGGAGGGGACGCCGACATGTGGGACGTGACCGCGCCAGACGGTGTCCACGATGCGGCGAGGTGA
- a CDS encoding type II toxin-antitoxin system PemK/MazF family toxin, with translation MRRGDIYWVDLEPVRGAEANKIRPAVVVSNDAANRAAGRGGRGVVTVVPITSNTAKVYPFQVLLPAKDCGLGADSKAQAEQVRTVAAARLRARIGGLPPAVLKQLDDALRVHLSL, from the coding sequence ATGCGGCGAGGTGACATCTACTGGGTGGACCTGGAGCCGGTGCGGGGCGCCGAGGCGAACAAGATCCGCCCGGCCGTGGTCGTGAGCAACGACGCGGCGAACCGGGCCGCCGGACGGGGCGGCCGGGGTGTGGTGACCGTGGTGCCGATCACCTCCAACACCGCGAAGGTGTACCCGTTCCAGGTGCTGCTGCCCGCCAAGGACTGCGGGCTCGGCGCGGACTCGAAGGCCCAGGCCGAGCAGGTGCGCACGGTCGCCGCGGCCCGGCTCCGCGCCCGGATCGGCGGCCTGCCGCCCGCGGTGCTCAAGCAGCTCGACGACGCCCTGCGCGTGCACCTGTCGCTCTGA
- a CDS encoding TetR/AcrR family transcriptional regulator, which yields MTERMAALADAAIHVVATKGMRGLTHRAVDAQAGVPTGSTSAYFRTRKALVEGVVQRLADLDTAEVAEARLTVPLDPDLLAESVAHVLDRWMTTGRERTLARYACLLEATHHHELRGILAHGEQPRAQARELLAALGAPDPERQSRELVAFVDGLLFDRLVGAGALGAPAPGTPESVAELTAAIRAALRGVLGR from the coding sequence GTGACGGAGCGCATGGCGGCCCTCGCCGACGCGGCGATCCACGTGGTGGCCACCAAGGGCATGCGCGGGCTGACCCACCGCGCGGTGGACGCGCAGGCGGGCGTGCCGACCGGCTCGACCTCGGCCTACTTCCGCACCCGCAAAGCGCTGGTCGAGGGCGTGGTGCAGCGGCTCGCCGACCTCGACACCGCCGAGGTCGCGGAGGCCCGGCTGACCGTCCCGCTCGACCCCGACCTGCTCGCCGAGTCGGTCGCGCACGTGCTGGACCGGTGGATGACCACCGGCCGCGAGCGCACGCTGGCCCGGTACGCGTGCCTGCTGGAGGCCACCCACCACCACGAGCTGCGCGGCATCCTGGCCCACGGCGAACAACCGCGTGCCCAGGCTCGGGAGCTGCTGGCGGCGTTGGGCGCACCCGACCCCGAGCGGCAGAGCCGGGAGCTGGTGGCGTTCGTGGACGGCCTGCTGTTCGACCGGCTGGTCGGCGCGGGCGCGCTCGGCGCACCCGCGCCCGGGACGCCGGAGAGCGTGGCCGAGCTGACCGCCGCGATCCGCGCGGCGCTGCGCGGCGTGCTCGGGAGGTGA
- a CDS encoding LLM class flavin-dependent oxidoreductase, whose protein sequence is MGAEIGVALPVREYSMLYPTDAAAPLISLARKVEELRFDSVWVGDSFVTRPRLEPLALLGAISMVTEDVTIGTAALTAVLREPKALAHAITTLDQLSNGRLKMGLGMGEPLPVNNESDLVPMSYTERITRVDEMVRAFKTVWEGREGDLKGQYYNLDELRQQGPPKTQGGPGIYLASNGKPKAVRRTAEMYDGWMPVHIDAEGYRHSLGQIREHAKNFGRNPDDIRPTMYINVNIGQDTASGEAALNDYTTRYYQLPQTTMSNYQNYFGGTEKGLVEHLREFIEAGCRHIILRINTFTDYDDMLRVIGENVVPAIHEIEVD, encoded by the coding sequence GTGGGCGCAGAAATTGGTGTCGCGCTGCCGGTCCGCGAGTACTCGATGCTGTACCCGACCGACGCGGCGGCCCCGCTGATCAGCCTGGCGAGGAAGGTCGAGGAGTTGCGGTTCGACTCGGTGTGGGTCGGTGACTCCTTCGTCACCCGGCCGCGCCTGGAGCCGCTGGCGCTGCTGGGCGCGATCTCGATGGTGACGGAGGACGTCACCATCGGCACGGCGGCGTTGACGGCCGTGCTGCGGGAGCCGAAGGCGCTGGCGCACGCGATCACGACGCTGGACCAGCTCAGCAACGGGCGGCTGAAGATGGGCCTGGGCATGGGCGAGCCGCTGCCGGTGAACAACGAGAGCGACCTGGTCCCGATGTCCTACACCGAGCGGATCACGCGCGTCGACGAGATGGTGCGGGCGTTCAAGACGGTGTGGGAAGGCCGCGAGGGCGACCTGAAGGGCCAGTACTACAACCTGGACGAGCTGCGCCAGCAGGGCCCGCCGAAGACCCAGGGCGGCCCCGGCATCTACCTGGCCAGCAACGGCAAGCCGAAGGCGGTCCGCCGCACGGCCGAGATGTACGACGGCTGGATGCCGGTGCACATCGACGCCGAGGGCTACCGCCACTCGCTCGGCCAGATCCGGGAGCACGCGAAGAACTTCGGCCGCAACCCCGACGACATCCGTCCGACGATGTACATCAACGTCAACATCGGCCAGGACACCGCCTCGGGCGAGGCGGCGCTCAACGACTACACCACGCGCTACTACCAGCTACCCCAGACCACCATGTCGAACTACCAGAACTACTTCGGTGGCACGGAGAAGGGCCTGGTCGAGCACCTGCGCGAGTTCATCGAGGCCGGGTGCCGGCACATCATCCTGCGGATCAACACCTTCACCGACTACGACGACATGCTGCGGGTCATCGGCGAGAACGTGGTGCCCGCCATCCACGAGATCGAGGTGGACTGA
- a CDS encoding cytochrome P450, protein MTETLYSELPTQRPTAFDPPAELGLLRERAPISRMKFPDGHLGWLVTNYELAREVHADRRFSSRVELQHSPRTVGGEPVAQRPPAKPGMFIGMDAPDHTRYRKLLTGQFTVRRMNQLLPRIEQIVAEHLAALRAAGSPADLVANFALPVPSMVICELLGVPYEDREAFQQDTAKLLSLDSTMDEIMAAFERLEDFVLRLAERKHVEPGDDMLTGLVATGELTDSEVANMGLLLLVAGHETTANMLGIGTLLLLQRPDQLAALRADPSLVDNAVEELMRYLTIIQFGTVRTALEDVEVGGVVVRAGESVSISVAAANRDPARFERPDEFDVHRSASGHLGFGHGVHQCLGQQLARIEMRVGFSALFREFPDLRLAVPAEDVKLRTDMAIYGVHELPVEFS, encoded by the coding sequence ATGACCGAAACGCTGTACTCCGAGCTGCCCACGCAACGCCCCACGGCGTTCGACCCGCCCGCGGAGTTGGGGTTGCTCCGCGAACGGGCGCCGATCAGCCGGATGAAGTTCCCCGACGGGCACCTGGGGTGGCTCGTGACCAACTACGAGCTGGCCCGCGAGGTGCACGCGGACCGCCGGTTCAGCAGCCGGGTCGAGCTCCAGCACTCGCCGCGGACGGTCGGCGGCGAGCCGGTGGCGCAACGGCCGCCGGCCAAGCCGGGCATGTTCATCGGGATGGACGCGCCCGACCACACCCGCTACCGCAAGCTGCTCACCGGGCAGTTCACCGTGCGGAGGATGAACCAGCTCCTGCCGCGGATCGAGCAGATCGTGGCCGAGCACCTGGCCGCGCTGCGGGCGGCCGGGTCGCCCGCGGACCTGGTGGCGAACTTCGCGCTGCCGGTGCCGTCGATGGTGATCTGCGAGCTGCTGGGGGTGCCCTACGAGGACCGTGAGGCGTTCCAGCAGGACACGGCGAAGCTGCTGAGCCTGGACTCCACGATGGACGAGATCATGGCGGCGTTCGAGCGGCTGGAGGACTTCGTGCTCCGGCTGGCCGAGCGCAAGCACGTGGAGCCGGGCGACGACATGCTGACCGGGCTGGTCGCCACCGGCGAGCTGACCGACTCCGAAGTCGCCAACATGGGGTTGCTGCTGCTCGTCGCGGGCCACGAGACCACGGCGAACATGCTGGGCATCGGGACGTTGCTGCTGTTGCAGCGGCCCGACCAGCTCGCGGCGCTGCGGGCCGACCCGTCGTTGGTGGACAACGCGGTCGAGGAGCTGATGCGGTACCTGACGATCATCCAGTTCGGCACGGTGCGCACGGCCCTGGAGGACGTGGAGGTCGGCGGCGTGGTGGTCCGGGCGGGTGAGTCGGTCTCCATCTCGGTGGCCGCCGCCAACCGGGACCCGGCGCGGTTCGAGCGGCCGGACGAGTTCGACGTCCACCGGTCCGCGTCCGGGCACCTCGGGTTCGGCCACGGCGTGCACCAGTGCCTGGGCCAGCAGCTCGCCCGGATCGAGATGCGGGTCGGGTTCAGCGCGTTGTTCCGGGAGTTCCCGGACCTGCGGCTGGCGGTGCCCGCCGAGGATGTCAAACTCCGCACCGACATGGCGATCTACGGGGTGCACGAACTGCCGGTGGAGTTCTCGTGA
- a CDS encoding ABC transporter ATP-binding protein: MRYGTTDVLHGVDFTAGPGEVVALLGPNGAGKTTTIEILEGFRLPSDGHVRVLGVDPATGDEAWRARLGVVLQSWRDHGRWKVRELLHHLGRYYEPYATPGQSRPFDTDELIETVGLAEHAHKKVGSLSGGQRRRLDVAIGIVGKPDLLFLDEPTAGFDPHARRDFHDLVHRLSDLEGMTILLTTHDLAEAEKLADRILVLAGGRIIADGSPDQLSRQVEGKSEVRWTHDGLRHVHTTDDATAFVRDLFRQHTSGISELEVRRSTLEDTYMALVQRHESGQATEEEVALR; the protein is encoded by the coding sequence ATGCGCTACGGCACGACGGACGTGCTGCACGGGGTCGACTTCACCGCGGGCCCGGGTGAGGTGGTGGCCCTGCTGGGGCCCAACGGCGCGGGCAAGACCACGACGATCGAGATCCTGGAGGGCTTCCGGCTGCCCTCCGACGGCCACGTGCGGGTGCTGGGCGTCGACCCGGCGACCGGCGACGAGGCCTGGCGCGCCCGGCTCGGCGTGGTGCTCCAGTCCTGGCGCGACCACGGCCGCTGGAAGGTGCGCGAGCTGCTGCACCACCTCGGCCGCTACTACGAGCCCTACGCGACGCCGGGCCAGTCCCGGCCGTTCGACACCGACGAGCTGATCGAGACCGTCGGCCTGGCCGAGCACGCGCACAAGAAGGTCGGCAGCCTGTCCGGCGGCCAGCGGCGGCGGCTGGACGTGGCGATCGGCATCGTCGGCAAGCCCGACCTGCTGTTCCTGGACGAGCCGACGGCCGGGTTCGACCCGCACGCGCGCCGCGACTTCCACGACCTGGTGCACCGGCTGTCGGACCTGGAGGGCATGACGATCCTGCTCACCACGCACGACCTGGCGGAGGCCGAGAAGCTGGCCGACCGGATCCTGGTGCTCGCGGGCGGCCGGATCATCGCCGACGGCAGCCCCGACCAGCTCAGCCGTCAGGTCGAGGGCAAGTCCGAGGTCCGCTGGACGCACGACGGCCTGCGGCACGTGCACACGACCGACGACGCGACGGCGTTCGTGCGCGACCTGTTCCGGCAGCACACCAGCGGCATCTCCGAGCTGGAGGTGCGCCGCAGCACGTTGGAGGACACCTACATGGCACTCGTGCAGCGGCACGAGAGCGGGCAGGCGACGGAAGAGGAGGTGGCGCTGCGGTGA
- a CDS encoding ABC transporter permease has protein sequence MNTKAQAIRLGVDRGVREFRHSMGSSDQWYNVFTGLAALTVLWFQRDSSVEGSGVSLATLTLPSMLGMGMVFGALVGPAGQLSTNREDGTLLRAKAVPNGMIGYLVGRTVQTSLDSLSGLVVVLVPGLFLVNVLAGAGVGGVLGLAAVLALGMASMLPWGAVAGSITKSPGGAMGITMLPMMGIIAISGIFYPITAMPGWLQGVAQVFPVYWAGHGARAALLPDAAAAAELGGTWRITEMVGVLGVWAVVGFVLAPTILRRMARRESGSDMEQRRQAALQRVR, from the coding sequence GTGAACACCAAGGCCCAGGCGATCCGGCTCGGCGTGGACCGCGGCGTGCGCGAGTTCCGCCACTCCATGGGCAGCTCGGACCAGTGGTACAACGTGTTCACCGGGCTCGCCGCGCTGACCGTGCTGTGGTTCCAGCGCGACTCGTCGGTCGAGGGCTCCGGCGTCTCGCTCGCCACGCTCACCCTGCCCAGCATGCTCGGCATGGGGATGGTGTTCGGTGCCCTGGTCGGTCCCGCGGGCCAGCTCTCGACCAACCGCGAGGACGGCACGCTGCTGCGCGCCAAGGCGGTGCCGAACGGCATGATCGGCTACCTGGTCGGCCGGACCGTGCAGACGTCGCTGGACTCGCTGTCGGGTCTGGTGGTCGTGCTGGTGCCCGGCCTGTTCCTGGTGAACGTGCTGGCGGGCGCGGGTGTGGGCGGTGTCCTCGGCCTGGCCGCCGTGCTGGCGCTCGGCATGGCGTCGATGCTGCCCTGGGGCGCGGTGGCCGGGTCGATCACCAAGAGCCCCGGCGGCGCGATGGGCATCACCATGCTGCCGATGATGGGCATCATCGCGATCTCGGGCATCTTCTACCCGATCACCGCGATGCCGGGCTGGTTGCAGGGCGTGGCCCAGGTGTTCCCGGTGTACTGGGCGGGGCACGGCGCCAGGGCGGCGCTGCTGCCGGACGCGGCGGCGGCCGCGGAGCTCGGCGGCACCTGGCGGATCACGGAGATGGTGGGCGTGCTCGGGGTGTGGGCGGTGGTCGGCTTCGTGCTAGCGCCTACGATCCTGCGTCGGATGGCTCGCCGGGAGTCCGGATCGGATATGGAGCAGCGCCGACAGGCGGCGCTGCAGAGGGTGCGATGA